Sequence from the Gemmatimonadota bacterium genome:
GGCTTCCGGAATCATCTATCTTCTGGAACCCTATTATACCAACCTCACCAAACGACTGGTGAGAAGCCCCAAACTCTATTTTCTCGACACCGGGCTGTGTGCCTACCTCACCGAATGGACCAGCCCTGAAACACTGGAAGCCGGCGCAATGTCCGGCCCCATTTTGGAATCCTGGATCGTGAGTGAACTGTTGAAAAGCTACCGACACAACGGTCACATGCCCCCGTTCTATTATTACCGGGATCGAGACGGAAAAGAAATAGATCTCCTCATCTTACGGGATGGCACAATCTATCCGATAGAAATCAAAAAAACCGCTTCCCCCAACAAAAATCACATCCAGAATTTTCGCGTACTAAAAAAATTAAACCTGCCCATCGGACCGGGCGGCGTAATCTGCCTGACAGAACAACTTTTACCACTCACAGAAACTGCCATGTCGATTCCCGTATCTGCACTGTGACGGGCAGACACAGGAGCTTGCCCCGTAGTGTTTTTATACGGGGGCACTGCCCCTACACTATAACAGGAGCATCTATGATACCCGATCTCTTACCCTTAAAACCCTACCTCCGCGAAACCGTCTGGGGAGGGCGCAGCCTGGGGACACACTACAACAAAGCACTTCCCCCGGATGTGCCCATTGGTGAATCGTGGGAAGTCTCGGCATACAAAGGGATGGAAAGCATTGTCGCAGACGGTCCCCTTGCCGGACAAAATCTCTCCGACCTCGTCGCAACTTATGGTGCCGACCTCCTCGGACAGCGCGTTATCCAGCATTACGGCACCGAATTCCCCTTGCTCATCAAACTCCTCGACGCGCGCGACGACCTCTCCATCCAGGTACACCCCGACGACACCTACACCCGTTCAGAAAACCTGGGCACGTATGGCAAAACAGAAGCGTGGTACGTACTCAAATCAAATCACGGGCGCGTGGCTTGTGGCCTGAAAAATGGCGTAGATAAACACAGCTTGAAATTATCCATCCGCGAAAACCGCGTTCAGGACACCGTACAATTCTTCAATGTACAGGAAGGCGATGTAATCTTCGTTCCCCCCGGCACAGTACACGCCCTGTGCCAGAACGTCATGATCTACGAAGTACAACAATCCAGCGACCTCACCTTTCGCATCTACGACTACAACCGCCCCGGCACCGATGGCAAGCCGCGCGAACTGCACATTGACCGCGCCCTCGACGTCATCGCCTTTGACGCACCCACGCCAGAACCGCAACACTGGCGCCATCTCGCAACCGATACAAACACCACGCTCATCGGGCCAGAAGACACCGAATACTTCCGCCTCGAACGCTTCGCTCCTGCAGGCACCGTCCAACACACCTATCCCACATTCGCGGCACTCACCATCCTCGCTGGCAAGGCCCAATTAAACAAAAATCACACTGCCCAAACAGGCGACACCTTCTTCATCCCGGCCAACCGCACCGTCACCGTCTCGCCCGAAGAACAGGTAGAATATTTAATCTCATCATGTGGGTAAATCGCTAAACTTGTGCTTCGCCGTAGAGGTCAATGCGGGCGCGGAGGGAGGGCTTGATGAAAACATCATCGAGGGGAAGTTTGGAAAAAGCGTGTGCGAGAATATCCACCTGCGTGGGCACATCGAGGCGGTAATCGAGAATCAGGCGCTGTTCGCCACGCACGACGCACAGACCACCTGTACCACCCATGAGGTCTTCGCGGGATAAGGGAATATTCAAACGATGGGCAAGGGCTTCAAATTCTTGAAGCAGTTGGGAATCGGTCATCATATAAAAATTGGGGACTGGAACTGGAGGAAGATCACACCTGATATTTGCAAATATAGCGAAAAAAAAGAAATGCACAACTGGATCGGCGAAGGTCGGTCCAGTTTTTTATGAAAGAATATGCTCTTTGATATATTCTTTCAGGGCAGATAACGTATTTGCATCCCCCGGCAAGAGCGGGAGGCCACCGATTCCATAAGACAGACTGGTATAAAAAGCGTGGGTCTGATACGCGGAATCCACCTGAGCGGGAAACAGAACAACAGCACTTTTGAGAATCCGTTGAAAATCTGTATCTATCACTTGGCCAATAGCGTCCCGGTAAGCGTGCATCTTGTCGATATCATCGCGCATGGGGATCCACGTCCCGTTGTAATCTTCGCGGCGATATTTGGCGTCAAATGCATAAATAGCGCGTTCCCTACTGGATTTAGACATTCCAGCACATGCATTCGAGTTTTGGATCTCGATAATTATATCGGGTCTCAGATCGTGTGTAAGCGCACGTCCCGACGAGGCAGTATAGGTCATATTGTAGAGACAACGAATGCGGCGCTCACCGCGCTGAAGATGTATCGCAGAGGCTTCGCCCTGCGCGGGAGAAACGCTCAGACCGCGGTTGGTCAGGTGAAAAAGGTTATCGTCGTGGGTCGGAACAAAGCCGATATCGCACAGCGCATGAACCAGCGTAAAATAGACCCAGTATTCGTAAAGTGCGTGCGTATCGCGAAAGGACAGATCAAACGGACCACCCGTACAGGGCGCGAGCGCGCGATTGAGATCGCGAATGAGCGCGAAAGCCCTCTGGTAACGCACATCGAGATGAACGGGCAAAGCGTCATCACGTCGCGCAGGGGGCAAAGGGAGCAACCGCAAGCAGCGATCCACGTATGTTTTCAGGCGATGCCCCAGATCGGTATGTGCAATCGGTTGGACGCGCCGAGACAGACGCTTTAAATGTGCAACGAGATGGCGATTGAGCGGCGTATCAATATCGGAATGGCGATGGGTCTCGCGCAAATGCGTACAGACGACACCGTCCGCTATAGGCAAATGTGGGAAATCGGTCCCGCTATGTGTCCAAAATTGTGGCGAGCGAATCATATCCGCAACAGCATCGGGATCGCGGCCCTGTGCGCGATCAACCGCGCGGATGCGTTGAACAGTTTTGAGATGGCGATGTGGACGTTTGAGAATCGCATGCAAAGTGCGGACGAGTTGATTCAAAAGACGATCCAGCACTTGATGAAAGTCTAAATTGCTACCTCTATCATCTATCAGACGAGTCGTAATACGGGTTTGATCGGGCAAAAGGTAAACGAGTTCGCGGCTGATGCGCTCGAGATCAGCGCGCATAATTTGATAATCGGTTTCGTAGTCGAGATACGAGGGGCGCACATCGAGTTCGGCATAGAGCAGATCGACATCGTCTGAGCGAATGCAAAAACGAATATGTCCCGGATGATCGCCCGTAGCGAGCCGCCCCCACAGCGCGTGCCCATCGCGGAGAAAACCGAGGGTCTCAGCGGGTTGATCATCGATATAGACTGCAATATCTTTCCTATTCAGCGGACGGATGAGGCAGTTGCACTCGGTAGCTTCTACCAGATGGTCAGCAATTACATTACCCTGCACAGGAGAGAGCAAAATGCGGGCGTGTTCATTTTCTGCGACAAGACCATCGGATGTTTTCGAAAAGGAAGCGCGGATGTGTTGACCTGAGTCCATTGTTCGCGTAGATTTCAAAAGGGTTTGTTTCAACCATTTTACGGAGGTCGCCTGTGATAGTAAATATAAGGAGGAGTTGTGATTCGTGCAATTTTGTGGGATAACGATGGCGTGCTGGTAGATACCGAAGGTCTGTACTTTCAGGCGGGATATGAGGTACTCGCAACACAAGGCGTTGAACTAACGCATAGGGATTTTGCCGAACAATCGCTACAAAAAGGGCTGAGCGTATTCGATTTTCTGCCCAATCAGAATGCCGAATTGATCGAGGAACTGCGTTTGAAACGCAATGTACGGTACAGCGCATTATTAGCCGAAGGCGTGCAGATCGTGGATGGCGTGATCGAAACACTCGAAACATTCTATGGTCGGGTACAAATGGGCATTGTAACGGGTTCTCGCAGAGATCACTTCGACATTGTTCACACAAAGACGGATTTACTCCCATTTTTCGATTTTGTGCTGGCAAGAGAAGATTACCGAGAAGCAAAACCACATCCAGATGCGTATTTAACGGCCATGCGATTGCACGGGCTACAACCCGATGACTGTGTAGTTGTAGAAGATTCCGAACGTGGATGCGTCGCGGCAGCAGCGGCTGGCCTGCGCGTACTCGCCGTGCCAAATGCATTGTCGAAATACGGAGATTTTTCATCTGCGTACAAAATACTGAACTCGGTGCGAGATGTCGCAGATGAAATAGAGAAATTGGATTAAGTCTATTTTCTACCCTTTACAAAATGAGGATATGTGTAATGAGTGAATTAAAAAACAATCCCCTGCTGGTCAAAGAGGGATTGCCGCGGTACGACGAAATTGAGCCAGAGCACGTTGTACCGGGCGTAAAACATATGCTATCAGAAGCAGAGAAACAGATTGCGGCATTGGAGCAAAACATGACCCCATCGTGGAATGGATTGCTCGTCCCGCTCGAAAAACTCGACGTCCCCTTTTCTTATGCCTGGGGACCGGTGGGACATTTGCTCAGCGTAAAAAATTCAGATGATTTGCGCGAAGCACACGAGGCAGTATTGCAAGATGTCGTGGCATTTGGCCTGCGCGTACAGCAGAGCCGTCCCATTTACGAAGGCCTGGTGGCAATTCGAGACGGCGAGGAATGGGCGAAGTTGGATGAGGCTCAAAAGCGATGTATCGAGTTGAAAATTCGCGCAGCCGAACACGCTGGAGTGGGATTAGAAGGCACAGCAAAGGAACGCTTTAACGAAATCGCCAAAGAATTGTCGCAGATCAGCACAGATTTTTCCAACCACGTGCTGGATGCGACCAAATCCTATGAACTAATTATTGAAAATAAAAAAGATACAGAGGACTGGCCGAATAGTTTGCGACAAGTAGCCGCACAATCATACGCGCAGGCCAATGAGGGCAGTGAAGCCACACCGGAAAATGGTCCCTGGCGCATTACACTGGATTTCCCCAGCTTTTATCCCTTTATGCAACACCATCGCATGCGCGACCACCGCGAACAGGTGTACAAAGCGTACGTTCAGCGCGCATCCTCTGGCGAATGGGACAACAGCGACTTGATAGCGCGCACCTTAAAATTGCGCAAAGAGCAATCCGCGCTCCTGGGTTTTGCGACCTATGCGGACAGGAGCCTGAATGTCAAAATGGCCCCTGATGTCGCCGCAGTCGAGCGCATGATCGGCGAATTGCAGGCGGCTTCGCAGCCCCATAGCGAAAATGATTTTGGCGCGCTGGAAGCACTGGCAAAGGCAAGTGGTCAGGAAGAGCCAGTCATGCACTGGGATACATCCTTCTGGTCAGAGCGGTTGCGCGAGCAAAAATTCGATTATACCGACGACCAGTTGCGCCCTTATTTCCCGCTACCCAAAGTACTCGATGGCATGTTTGCATTGGCAGAACGCCTTTTTGATATTGAGATCGCGCGGGCAGATGATGAAAACGCACACAAATGGCATGAAGATGTGCAATTCTTCAAAGTACTCCGCGATGGCGAGCGCATAGCATCGTTTTATCTGGACCCTTATTCGCGTCCAGCAGAAAAGCGCGGTGGTGCGTGGATGAACGACTGTCTGGGACGACGATGGCTCAACGGCGGACTTCGCTTGCCCGTAGTTCACCTCGTGTGCAACGGCACGCCGCCCGTGGGTGACACGCCATCGCTGATGAGTTTTTCAGAAGTAGAAACCCTATTCCACGAGTTTGGACACGGGTTGCAGGGCATGTTGACAACCGTTGATTATGCCGATGTGGCGGGATTGCACGGCGTAGAATGGGATGCCGTAGAGATTGCCAGCCAGTTCATGGAAAACTGGTGTTACCAAAAGCCCACACTGATTGGAATGACCGCACACGTAGAAACAGGTGAACCCTTGCCAGATGATCTATTTGAGAAAATCGTCGCCGCACGCACATTTCAGGCGGGATCTCTGATGATGCGCCAGCTATCCTTCGGAAAAACAGACATACTGCTGCATTCCACCTACGATCCGGATGGCGGTGAAACGGCTTTTGATGTGGAGCGTCGTGTAACCGAAGAAATGTCCGTATTGCCCCCACTATCAGAAAGTCGCTTCTTGTGCTCATTCTCCCATATTTTTGCCGGAGGTTATGCTGCCGGGTATTACAGCTACAAATGGTCAGAGGTGTTGAGCGCAGATGCATTCGGCGCGTTTGAAGAGGCCGGACTGGACGATGAAGAAGCCGTGAAAGCAACCGGACGCAAATTCCGCGACACAATTCTCGCACTGGGCGGTAGCAAACACCCCATGGATGTGTACCGAGAATTTCGCGGGCGCGAACCGAGCACAGAGGCATTGCTGCGGCACAATGAACTGTTGTAAAGTTCAAAATGAAGGAACCCATAATGCTGGAATTCATTTACAACTGGTTACTCGACCTGGGTGTCGAACCAGAGATGGCTGAAAATTGGACTGCACCACTATTGGTGGGCCTGTGCATTCTGGTGCTCAGTGTGATTGCCGATTTTGTCGTGAAGCGCATAGCCCTGCGAACGCTAAAGTACGTGATTGAAAAAACGACAACACCCTGGGACGATGCATTTGTAGAGCATCGGGTTCTGGACCGGTTGGCACATCTGGCCCCAGCGGTGGTCATCTACCTTTTGGCCGATTTGCCATTTGCGGGCATGACAGAAGCAGACCGGGATTATTGTATCGCGATTGTTCGGGATGCCGTGCAGATTTTTGTCGTAATCATCAGCATCTGGGTGGTTGCGGCATTTCTCAATGCCGCGCTATCTGTTTATCAGACATTTGAGATCTCCCGCGAAGTCCCCGGCAGAGGTTTTGTGCAGGTCTTGAAAATACTGACGTATTTTGTAGGCGGCATTTTGATTTTGTCAATTTTGTTAGATCGCAATCCCGTATATTTCCTGAGCGGGTTGGGTGCATTGATGGCCATCCTTTTACTGGTATTCAAAGATGCCATCCTGGGACTGGTCGCGGGCATACAACTGAGTGCAAATAAAATGGTCGCCGTGGGCGATTGGATTGAGATGCCAAAATACGGCGCAGATGGAGATGTCATTGAAGTGGCATTGACCACCGTAAAAGTGCAAAATTGGGACAAAACAATTACCTCAATCCCTTCCTATTCATTGATCAGCGAATCGTTTAAGAACTGGCGCGGCATGCAGGAATCGGGTGGTCGTCGGATCAAGCGGTCAATTTTAATCGATATTCAAACAATTAAATTTTGCGACGAAGAAATGTTGACGCGGTTTTCAAAAATCAAATACATCGCTGCCTATATCGAACACAAGAAAGACGAACTCGCAAAATTCAACCAGCAACAAGAGGTAGATGAGTCGAGCCTGGTAAATGGAAGGCGCATGACCAACGTGGGCACGTTTCGGGCATACATCGTCGCGTATTTGAAAAATCACCCAAAAGTCAACCTGGAAATGACATTTTTGGTGCGACAACTGCCGCCACAGGAACACGGCTTGCCAATAGAAATTTACGTCTTCTGCAGCGATACGGTATGGGCGAACTACGAGGCGATTCAGGCGGATATTTTCGACCACATCCTATCCGTAGTGCCCGAATTTGACCTCAGCGTATTCCAGGCACCCACAGGACATGATTTTAAGCACCTCGCTACAAAAAATTGAAAACTGACACGGGCCAAAGAGGCTGCAAACCCAACTCGCAAATATTAAATCGTTTTATCTGTGTTCATCTGCGGATACTTTTATGTCAGATCAACTCAAACAGCGCAATCGCGAACTCTCAATCCTCAACGCGATTGCCCATGCACTCAACCAATCCGTCAATCTCGATCAAGCCCTTGAAACGGCACTTGAAAAAGTAGCCGCACTGCTCGGCTTGAGCACGAGTTGGATCTGGCTCATGCACGAAGACACACACCAGCCCTATCTGGCTGCCGCGCAAAACCTGCCCCCTGTACTGCGCGACAACCCGGGCAAAATGGGCGGCTGGTGCTATTGTCTGGACACGTACGAGAAAGGCGACTTGACGGGTGCAGCAAATGTAAATGTCGTGGCCTGTAGCCGTCTGAAAGGACTTGTAGAAGGCACAGATGGCTTGCAGTATCACGCGAGTATCCCGCTATACGCGCAAGAAAAAAAGGTAGGCGTATTAAATGTGGGCAGTGTCAAATGGCGCGAACTCTCGGAGGAAGACCTGCGCTTGCTCAACACAGTGGGCGACTTGATGAGCATTGCAATTGAACGCGCGCGTCTATACGAAAAAAGTGTTGAAATTGGCGCGGTAGATGAGCGTTTCAGACTCGCGCGGGAATTA
This genomic interval carries:
- a CDS encoding class I mannose-6-phosphate isomerase, coding for MIPDLLPLKPYLRETVWGGRSLGTHYNKALPPDVPIGESWEVSAYKGMESIVADGPLAGQNLSDLVATYGADLLGQRVIQHYGTEFPLLIKLLDARDDLSIQVHPDDTYTRSENLGTYGKTEAWYVLKSNHGRVACGLKNGVDKHSLKLSIRENRVQDTVQFFNVQEGDVIFVPPGTVHALCQNVMIYEVQQSSDLTFRIYDYNRPGTDGKPRELHIDRALDVIAFDAPTPEPQHWRHLATDTNTTLIGPEDTEYFRLERFAPAGTVQHTYPTFAALTILAGKAQLNKNHTAQTGDTFFIPANRTVTVSPEEQVEYLISSCG
- a CDS encoding DUF2357 domain-containing protein, producing the protein MDSGQHIRASFSKTSDGLVAENEHARILLSPVQGNVIADHLVEATECNCLIRPLNRKDIAVYIDDQPAETLGFLRDGHALWGRLATGDHPGHIRFCIRSDDVDLLYAELDVRPSYLDYETDYQIMRADLERISRELVYLLPDQTRITTRLIDDRGSNLDFHQVLDRLLNQLVRTLHAILKRPHRHLKTVQRIRAVDRAQGRDPDAVADMIRSPQFWTHSGTDFPHLPIADGVVCTHLRETHRHSDIDTPLNRHLVAHLKRLSRRVQPIAHTDLGHRLKTYVDRCLRLLPLPPARRDDALPVHLDVRYQRAFALIRDLNRALAPCTGGPFDLSFRDTHALYEYWVYFTLVHALCDIGFVPTHDDNLFHLTNRGLSVSPAQGEASAIHLQRGERRIRCLYNMTYTASSGRALTHDLRPDIIIEIQNSNACAGMSKSSRERAIYAFDAKYRREDYNGTWIPMRDDIDKMHAYRDAIGQVIDTDFQRILKSAVVLFPAQVDSAYQTHAFYTSLSYGIGGLPLLPGDANTLSALKEYIKEHILS
- a CDS encoding HAD family phosphatase, yielding MIRAILWDNDGVLVDTEGLYFQAGYEVLATQGVELTHRDFAEQSLQKGLSVFDFLPNQNAELIEELRLKRNVRYSALLAEGVQIVDGVIETLETFYGRVQMGIVTGSRRDHFDIVHTKTDLLPFFDFVLAREDYREAKPHPDAYLTAMRLHGLQPDDCVVVEDSERGCVAAAAAGLRVLAVPNALSKYGDFSSAYKILNSVRDVADEIEKLD
- a CDS encoding M3 family metallopeptidase — protein: MSELKNNPLLVKEGLPRYDEIEPEHVVPGVKHMLSEAEKQIAALEQNMTPSWNGLLVPLEKLDVPFSYAWGPVGHLLSVKNSDDLREAHEAVLQDVVAFGLRVQQSRPIYEGLVAIRDGEEWAKLDEAQKRCIELKIRAAEHAGVGLEGTAKERFNEIAKELSQISTDFSNHVLDATKSYELIIENKKDTEDWPNSLRQVAAQSYAQANEGSEATPENGPWRITLDFPSFYPFMQHHRMRDHREQVYKAYVQRASSGEWDNSDLIARTLKLRKEQSALLGFATYADRSLNVKMAPDVAAVERMIGELQAASQPHSENDFGALEALAKASGQEEPVMHWDTSFWSERLREQKFDYTDDQLRPYFPLPKVLDGMFALAERLFDIEIARADDENAHKWHEDVQFFKVLRDGERIASFYLDPYSRPAEKRGGAWMNDCLGRRWLNGGLRLPVVHLVCNGTPPVGDTPSLMSFSEVETLFHEFGHGLQGMLTTVDYADVAGLHGVEWDAVEIASQFMENWCYQKPTLIGMTAHVETGEPLPDDLFEKIVAARTFQAGSLMMRQLSFGKTDILLHSTYDPDGGETAFDVERRVTEEMSVLPPLSESRFLCSFSHIFAGGYAAGYYSYKWSEVLSADAFGAFEEAGLDDEEAVKATGRKFRDTILALGGSKHPMDVYREFRGREPSTEALLRHNELL
- a CDS encoding mechanosensitive ion channel: MLEFIYNWLLDLGVEPEMAENWTAPLLVGLCILVLSVIADFVVKRIALRTLKYVIEKTTTPWDDAFVEHRVLDRLAHLAPAVVIYLLADLPFAGMTEADRDYCIAIVRDAVQIFVVIISIWVVAAFLNAALSVYQTFEISREVPGRGFVQVLKILTYFVGGILILSILLDRNPVYFLSGLGALMAILLLVFKDAILGLVAGIQLSANKMVAVGDWIEMPKYGADGDVIEVALTTVKVQNWDKTITSIPSYSLISESFKNWRGMQESGGRRIKRSILIDIQTIKFCDEEMLTRFSKIKYIAAYIEHKKDELAKFNQQQEVDESSLVNGRRMTNVGTFRAYIVAYLKNHPKVNLEMTFLVRQLPPQEHGLPIEIYVFCSDTVWANYEAIQADIFDHILSVVPEFDLSVFQAPTGHDFKHLATKN